From one Pedosphaera parvula Ellin514 genomic stretch:
- a CDS encoding ABC transporter permease: MTTQLLASTLRVSTPLIFAALGGMFSERAGVINIALEGMMLLGAFGAAVGTLVTHSPWLGLVCGMASGVLMAAIYGLFVIHLRANQIVAGMAINMLALGLTPFLSKILYDVTGSTPAIPIENRFQSAPLYLCWIFVLLSWFWMKYTPAGLWFSFAGEHPEALDAAGIRVNRVRWMAVLLSGALAGMGGASLSIFLSSSFSRNMTAGRGFIALAALIFGKWKPVPAAIACLLFGFTEALQIRLQGVILWGHEPIPVQFIQILPYVVTIFVLAGFVGHSRAPKALGIPFRRR; the protein is encoded by the coding sequence ATGACAACTCAACTTCTGGCCTCGACGCTCAGAGTATCGACGCCACTTATTTTTGCCGCGCTCGGGGGAATGTTCAGCGAACGCGCCGGTGTCATTAACATTGCACTCGAAGGAATGATGTTACTCGGCGCCTTTGGCGCGGCGGTCGGCACCCTGGTCACTCATTCACCTTGGCTCGGCTTGGTTTGCGGGATGGCCTCAGGTGTTCTCATGGCCGCCATCTATGGTCTTTTCGTCATCCATTTGCGCGCCAATCAAATTGTCGCGGGCATGGCGATCAACATGCTCGCGCTGGGGCTTACGCCGTTTCTATCCAAAATCCTTTATGACGTCACCGGCTCAACCCCGGCCATTCCCATCGAAAATCGGTTCCAATCCGCCCCGCTGTACCTTTGCTGGATTTTCGTCTTACTCTCCTGGTTCTGGATGAAATACACGCCTGCAGGGCTTTGGTTCAGCTTTGCCGGCGAACATCCTGAAGCGCTCGATGCCGCAGGTATTCGCGTGAATCGCGTCCGCTGGATGGCCGTCCTGCTCAGCGGCGCACTTGCAGGCATGGGCGGAGCTTCCCTCTCCATATTTCTCTCTTCATCTTTTTCGCGCAACATGACGGCAGGCCGTGGCTTCATCGCCTTGGCGGCCCTCATCTTTGGAAAATGGAAACCTGTGCCAGCCGCCATTGCCTGCCTCCTCTTCGGTTTTACTGAGGCGCTTCAAATCCGGCTTCAAGGCGTAATCCTTTGGGGCCATGAACCAATCCCGGTCCAGTTCATCCAAATCCTTCCCTACGTGGTAACCATCTTCGTGCTGGCCGGCTTCGTCGGCCATTCACGCGCGCCCAAGGCTTTGGGCATACCGTTCCGTCGGCGCTGA